A genomic stretch from Georgenia muralis includes:
- a CDS encoding DUF4242 domain-containing protein: protein MALYLYETVPNEAHREDPAAVVAGIGELLTAAGAEVIESQVTRGATQIFTVAEVADDAAAPALDPAALDAVSVSPPAKVRIVGADLADIKAARPAAGYLVEWDIPAEIDMDSYLTRKKANAPRYADVPEVSFLRTYVREDTLKCLCFYDAPDEEAVVRARTAVSTPISRLHELV, encoded by the coding sequence ATGGCTCTCTACCTGTACGAGACGGTCCCGAACGAGGCGCACCGCGAGGACCCGGCCGCCGTCGTCGCCGGCATCGGTGAGCTCCTCACTGCCGCGGGGGCCGAGGTCATCGAGTCCCAGGTGACCCGCGGGGCCACCCAGATCTTCACCGTGGCCGAGGTCGCGGACGACGCCGCCGCGCCCGCCCTCGACCCTGCCGCCCTGGACGCCGTCTCGGTCTCCCCACCGGCGAAAGTGCGGATCGTCGGGGCGGACCTCGCCGACATCAAGGCCGCCCGCCCCGCCGCCGGCTACCTCGTCGAGTGGGACATCCCCGCCGAGATCGACATGGACAGCTACCTCACGCGCAAGAAGGCCAACGCCCCGCGCTACGCCGACGTCCCCGAGGTGAGCTTCCTGCGCACCTACGTGCGGGAGGACACCCTCAAGTGCCTGTGCTTCTACGACGCCCCCGACGAGGAGGCGGTCGTGCGCGCCCGCACCGCCGTCAGCACCCCGATCAGCCGGCTCCACGAGCTCGTCTGA
- a CDS encoding PIN domain-containing protein — MIYLDSSAMMKLVRREVETAGFLEWLQLHRDLPAVTSELGRVEVLRAARRAGANALAEARAVVGDLDLISLDRAVQDVACDVGDPSLRTSDALHLASARLLGDALTVLVTYDDRLADAARAAGLDVASPGRST, encoded by the coding sequence GTGATCTACCTCGACTCGTCGGCGATGATGAAGCTGGTGCGACGCGAGGTAGAGACAGCCGGGTTCCTCGAGTGGCTCCAGCTTCACCGTGACCTCCCCGCGGTGACGAGCGAGCTCGGCCGGGTCGAGGTCCTGCGAGCCGCGCGACGAGCTGGCGCCAACGCGCTGGCAGAGGCGCGGGCCGTCGTGGGAGACCTCGACCTCATCTCGCTCGACCGCGCGGTGCAGGACGTCGCGTGCGACGTCGGAGATCCGTCGCTCAGGACCTCGGACGCGCTGCACCTCGCCTCCGCCCGCCTGCTCGGCGACGCCCTGACGGTCCTCGTCACCTACGACGACCGTCTCGCCGACGCCGCACGGGCCGCCGGCCTAGACGTCGCCTCTCCCGGCCGGTCGACCTGA
- a CDS encoding alpha/beta fold hydrolase, which produces MAALEQRIGFATARDGTRLAYAVHGQGPVLVRAAHWLTHLQYDWESPIWQPFLAELGSRYTVVRYDERGCGLSDREVEDFSLDAWVEDLETVVDAAGLDRFALLGVSQGTPVAIRYAAAHPERVSHLVLYGGYLRGFDHRDPTDLQRQARDAMTTLIRIAWGKENPTFRRLYTSDFVPDGDEELLRAYDELLRRTTTPADAARFEAAFGAIDVRDVAPHVTVPTLVMHLDDDRVIPLSAGQEVAAAIPHARFVLLPGRNHVIQPDEPAWQRFFRLVDDFLASDPDGDAGRAPHTPLTVRELDVMALVRRGLGNDEIAAGLGISPRTVERHLSNVYVKLGLTGKGARAAAAAATAHPSGTRS; this is translated from the coding sequence ATGGCAGCGCTCGAGCAGCGCATCGGGTTCGCCACCGCGCGGGACGGCACGCGCCTGGCGTACGCCGTCCACGGCCAGGGACCGGTGCTCGTCCGCGCCGCGCACTGGCTGACCCACCTCCAGTACGACTGGGAGAGCCCGATCTGGCAGCCCTTCCTCGCCGAGCTGGGCAGCCGGTACACGGTGGTGCGCTACGACGAACGTGGTTGCGGCCTCTCCGACCGGGAGGTCGAGGACTTCTCGCTGGACGCCTGGGTGGAGGACCTCGAGACCGTCGTCGACGCCGCGGGCCTGGACCGCTTCGCCCTCCTCGGGGTCTCCCAGGGGACGCCGGTCGCGATCCGCTACGCCGCGGCCCATCCCGAGCGGGTGAGCCACCTCGTCCTCTACGGCGGGTACCTGCGCGGCTTCGACCACCGCGACCCCACCGACCTCCAGCGCCAGGCCCGCGACGCCATGACCACCCTCATCCGGATCGCCTGGGGCAAGGAGAACCCGACGTTCCGCCGCCTGTACACCTCCGACTTCGTCCCCGATGGTGACGAGGAGCTCCTCCGCGCCTACGACGAGCTCCTGCGGCGCACCACGACGCCGGCCGACGCCGCGCGCTTCGAGGCGGCCTTCGGCGCGATCGACGTGCGGGACGTCGCGCCGCACGTCACCGTCCCGACGCTCGTGATGCACCTCGACGACGACCGGGTCATCCCGCTGTCCGCCGGCCAGGAGGTCGCCGCCGCCATCCCGCACGCCCGGTTCGTCCTGCTCCCGGGCCGCAACCACGTCATCCAGCCCGACGAGCCGGCCTGGCAGCGGTTCTTCCGCCTCGTCGACGACTTCCTCGCGAGCGACCCGGACGGCGACGCCGGCCGGGCGCCCCACACGCCGCTCACCGTCCGCGAGCTGGACGTCATGGCGCTCGTGCGGCGCGGGCTGGGCAACGACGAGATCGCCGCCGGGCTCGGCATCAGTCCGCGCACCGTCGAGCGGCACCTGTCGAACGTCTACGTCAAGCTCGGCCTGACCGGCAAGGGGGCCCGGGCTGCAGCAGCGGCGGCGACCGCGCACCCGAGCGGCACGCGGAGCTGA
- a CDS encoding wax ester/triacylglycerol synthase domain-containing protein, translating into MHRAAHGGAHWSAPGPVDLTRHVRAQALDPPADEAALLEACTRINERPLDRDRPLWEMWLLTGLPGDRVGLFLRLHHVIADGVAVLGLLESLFTGGPGAAGQGPVFDLAEVRDAAGRSPARQGARAATRAGVTGARTAVNRAAETVEVLRAGRAPAVSFNRPVGGRSRIVLARADLARTKAVAHAHGGKVNDVVLAAVAGGARRLLEGRGELTDDLVLRVSVIASLRDPAARPDGAAGNLTGVRVVPVPVGEADPVRRLELIAAHTAAHRGRPPLRPGGRLLRRWMVGVMNHQRMVNLLVSNLPGPTEPLVFAGAPVLELFQLGTNQGNLALSVGVLSYAGTLEIDVVGDVDVVPDLDAFVSGLTDTLVQLGVC; encoded by the coding sequence GTGCACCGGGCTGCTCACGGCGGCGCGCACTGGTCCGCACCCGGACCCGTCGACCTCACCCGGCACGTGCGCGCCCAGGCGCTCGACCCGCCCGCCGACGAGGCAGCCCTGCTCGAGGCCTGCACCCGGATCAACGAGCGGCCGCTCGACCGTGACCGCCCGCTGTGGGAGATGTGGCTCCTCACCGGCCTGCCCGGGGACCGGGTCGGGTTGTTCCTGCGACTGCACCACGTCATCGCCGACGGCGTGGCGGTCCTCGGTCTGCTGGAGTCGCTCTTCACCGGCGGGCCGGGCGCCGCAGGACAGGGGCCGGTGTTCGATCTCGCGGAGGTGCGCGACGCCGCCGGGCGTTCGCCGGCTCGGCAGGGTGCGCGTGCCGCCACGCGCGCTGGGGTGACCGGAGCCCGGACGGCGGTAAACCGGGCCGCGGAGACGGTGGAGGTGCTGCGCGCCGGCCGGGCGCCCGCCGTCTCCTTCAACCGGCCGGTGGGCGGGCGCAGCCGGATCGTCCTCGCCCGCGCCGACCTGGCCCGCACCAAGGCCGTCGCCCACGCCCACGGCGGCAAGGTCAACGACGTCGTCCTGGCAGCGGTGGCCGGCGGGGCCCGGCGCCTGCTCGAGGGCCGTGGCGAGCTCACGGACGATCTCGTCCTCCGCGTCTCGGTGATCGCCTCGCTCCGCGATCCCGCGGCGCGCCCCGACGGCGCCGCCGGCAACCTCACCGGTGTGCGGGTGGTACCTGTGCCGGTCGGGGAGGCGGACCCGGTGCGCCGCCTGGAGCTGATCGCCGCCCACACCGCCGCGCACCGGGGCCGGCCGCCGCTGCGGCCCGGCGGGCGGCTGCTGCGCCGGTGGATGGTCGGGGTGATGAACCACCAGCGCATGGTGAACTTGCTCGTCAGCAACCTCCCGGGCCCGACGGAGCCGCTCGTCTTCGCGGGCGCGCCGGTGCTGGAGCTCTTCCAGCTGGGCACCAACCAGGGCAACCTCGCGCTGTCCGTCGGTGTGCTCTCCTACGCCGGAACCCTGGAGATCGACGTGGTGGGCGACGTCGACGTCGTCCCCGACCTCGACGCCTTCGTCAGTGGTCTGACGGACACGCTGGTGCAGCTAGGGGTGTGCTGA
- a CDS encoding ABC transporter substrate-binding protein has translation MSLTRRGLLRAGSGLLVAGAAAGGLTGLANLGITAATGAPATSGRDRPLRIGYLPITDASPLLVAHGHGLYAEHDLDVAQPVLFRSWAGLAEAFLTRQVDVVHMLMPMALQLRATVDPGARVLAWNHTSGSALTVAPQVTDLAQLAGQQVAIPGWWSIHNIVLQRMLRGAGLEPVIRRGASARAGTVELIVMSPSDMVPALAGGSIAGYTVADPFNAAAEARGIGRIHRFLGDVWKDHACCVLLTHDELIDARPGAVQSLTDSVLAGQRAIVADRAGAAATLTEMSYLPQPGPVVARALNQPAGAHAVVHPAWDPHLIGFAPFPFPSFTEALVETMHATVVDGDRTFLDRLDPAAVHGALVDDRFVRTALERTGGAAAWGLPADLTRTEEIAV, from the coding sequence ATGAGCCTGACCCGCCGGGGACTGCTGCGCGCCGGGTCCGGCCTCCTGGTGGCGGGCGCCGCCGCCGGGGGTCTGACCGGTCTGGCCAACCTCGGCATCACCGCCGCCACCGGGGCCCCGGCCACCTCCGGGCGGGACCGGCCGCTGCGGATCGGCTACCTCCCCATCACCGACGCCTCGCCCCTGCTCGTGGCGCACGGCCACGGGCTCTACGCCGAGCACGACCTCGACGTCGCCCAGCCGGTCCTCTTCCGCAGCTGGGCGGGTCTGGCCGAGGCCTTCCTCACCCGTCAGGTGGACGTGGTGCACATGCTCATGCCGATGGCGCTGCAGCTGCGCGCGACCGTCGACCCCGGCGCGCGGGTGCTGGCCTGGAACCACACCTCCGGGTCGGCCCTGACCGTGGCCCCGCAGGTCACCGACCTCGCCCAGCTCGCCGGGCAGCAGGTGGCCATCCCCGGCTGGTGGTCGATCCACAACATCGTCCTGCAGCGGATGCTGCGCGGCGCAGGCCTCGAGCCGGTGATCCGGCGCGGCGCGTCGGCCCGGGCCGGGACGGTCGAGCTCATCGTCATGTCGCCGTCGGACATGGTGCCCGCGCTGGCCGGGGGGTCGATCGCGGGATACACCGTCGCGGACCCGTTCAACGCCGCCGCCGAGGCGCGCGGGATCGGGCGGATCCACCGGTTCCTCGGCGACGTCTGGAAGGACCACGCGTGCTGCGTGCTCCTCACCCACGACGAGCTCATCGACGCCCGACCCGGCGCGGTCCAGTCCCTCACCGACTCCGTCCTCGCCGGGCAGCGGGCGATCGTGGCCGACCGGGCCGGGGCCGCCGCCACCCTGACGGAGATGTCGTACCTGCCCCAGCCGGGGCCGGTGGTGGCCCGGGCGCTCAACCAGCCCGCCGGCGCCCACGCCGTCGTCCACCCGGCGTGGGACCCGCACCTCATCGGGTTCGCGCCGTTCCCGTTCCCGAGCTTCACCGAGGCCCTGGTGGAGACCATGCACGCCACCGTCGTCGACGGCGACCGGACGTTCCTCGACCGCCTCGACCCCGCCGCGGTCCACGGGGCCCTGGTGGACGACCGGTTCGTCCGCACCGCCCTCGAGCGCACCGGCGGCGCCGCCGCCTGGGGCCTGCCCGCCGACCTCACCCGTACCGAGGAGATCGCCGTATGA
- a CDS encoding type II toxin-antitoxin system Phd/YefM family antitoxin, which produces MTRIGIRELRQHASRYIALVRKGQTVEVTDRGQLVALLTPPEGARSAREHLIAAGLLIPATSPSGRLRSPHPVPVAPGEPANEDLLDAGREERM; this is translated from the coding sequence ATGACGCGTATCGGCATCCGGGAGCTCCGCCAGCACGCGTCCCGCTACATCGCTCTGGTGAGGAAGGGCCAGACCGTCGAGGTGACGGACCGGGGACAGCTGGTCGCGCTCCTCACTCCCCCGGAAGGCGCCCGGAGCGCTCGGGAGCACCTGATCGCAGCCGGCCTGCTCATTCCGGCGACGAGTCCGAGTGGGCGTCTCCGCTCCCCTCACCCGGTGCCGGTGGCACCCGGCGAACCGGCCAACGAGGATCTGCTCGACGCCGGCCGCGAGGAACGGATGTGA
- a CDS encoding DUF2182 domain-containing protein, producing the protein MAVAHAPLARFRAGLDPLVLVTVTAAWALMLVLVVLDRPAVLDHGAILSAPPASLPVVLVLFVATWQVMTAAMMLPTALPMLRAFGRVARGQARPRTTMAVFTSAYFAVWTGFAVVALGGDAVLHRAVDASPWLAQRPDLIAGGVLVAAGLFQLSPLKERCLTECRSPSAFLWTHYRRGVAGAWHTGLRHAGYCLGCCWALMLVMFAVGTGNLVALAALTGVMLLERTHPRGRRLVPVVGVALVVAGTLVVSLAGPAEDGHGDADHAAPGYTVDDGGASVLVGG; encoded by the coding sequence ATGGCCGTCGCGCACGCACCGCTGGCCCGGTTCCGGGCCGGGCTCGACCCGCTGGTCCTGGTCACGGTCACGGCTGCCTGGGCGCTGATGCTGGTCCTGGTCGTGCTCGACCGCCCGGCGGTGCTCGACCACGGCGCCATCCTGAGCGCGCCGCCGGCGTCGCTGCCCGTGGTCCTGGTCCTGTTCGTGGCCACCTGGCAGGTGATGACGGCGGCGATGATGCTGCCCACCGCGCTGCCGATGCTCCGGGCCTTCGGGCGGGTCGCCCGCGGGCAGGCCCGGCCGCGGACGACGATGGCGGTCTTCACCTCCGCCTACTTCGCGGTGTGGACCGGTTTCGCCGTCGTCGCGCTCGGCGGCGACGCCGTCCTGCACCGGGCGGTCGACGCCTCGCCGTGGCTCGCCCAGCGGCCGGACCTCATCGCCGGCGGCGTCCTCGTGGCGGCCGGGCTGTTCCAGCTCAGCCCGCTCAAGGAGCGCTGCCTCACCGAGTGCCGATCCCCGTCCGCCTTCCTGTGGACGCACTACCGGCGCGGCGTGGCCGGCGCCTGGCACACCGGCCTGCGGCACGCCGGCTACTGCCTGGGGTGCTGCTGGGCGCTCATGCTCGTGATGTTCGCCGTCGGGACGGGCAACCTCGTGGCCCTGGCGGCGCTGACCGGGGTCATGCTCCTCGAGCGCACGCACCCGCGCGGGCGCCGGCTCGTCCCGGTGGTGGGTGTCGCGCTCGTCGTCGCCGGGACGCTGGTCGTCTCCCTGGCGGGACCCGCGGAGGATGGCCACGGCGACGCCGATCACGCCGCACCTGGTTACACCGTCGACGACGGCGGCGCGTCGGTTCTCGTCGGGGGCTGA
- a CDS encoding DNA alkylation repair protein has translation MAQTATTGTTVAEVMAELAALEDPKVRAVNVRHGDDHGVNLTKLRAVAKRLKTQHELARELWSTGDTAARLLAILVCRPKAFERDELDAMLRDARTPKVHDWLVGYVVKKSPHAEALRVAWFADPVVASAGWALTTDRVARSPEGLDLPGLLDVIEAQMKDAPDRLQWAMNHCLAQIGIEHTEHRARALEIGERLEVLKDYPTPPGCTSPFAPAWITEMVSRQRTS, from the coding sequence ATGGCGCAGACGGCGACGACCGGGACGACGGTGGCCGAGGTGATGGCCGAGCTGGCCGCACTCGAGGACCCCAAGGTCCGCGCGGTGAACGTTCGGCACGGCGACGACCACGGCGTGAACCTGACGAAGCTTCGCGCGGTCGCCAAGCGGCTCAAGACCCAGCACGAGCTGGCCCGTGAGCTGTGGTCGACCGGTGACACCGCCGCGCGGCTGCTGGCCATCCTCGTCTGCCGCCCGAAGGCGTTCGAGCGGGACGAGCTCGACGCCATGCTGCGTGACGCGCGGACCCCGAAGGTGCACGACTGGCTCGTCGGCTACGTCGTCAAGAAGTCCCCGCACGCCGAGGCGCTGCGCGTGGCGTGGTTCGCCGACCCGGTGGTCGCGAGCGCCGGCTGGGCGCTGACCACCGACCGCGTGGCGCGCAGCCCCGAGGGCCTGGACCTGCCCGGGCTCCTCGACGTCATCGAGGCGCAGATGAAGGATGCTCCTGACCGCCTGCAGTGGGCGATGAACCACTGCCTGGCCCAGATCGGCATCGAGCACACCGAGCACCGCGCCCGGGCGCTGGAGATCGGCGAGCGACTCGAGGTCCTCAAGGACTACCCGACCCCGCCTGGCTGCACCTCCCCGTTCGCGCCGGCCTGGATCACCGAGATGGTGAGCCGGCAGCGCACCTCGTAG
- a CDS encoding ABC transporter permease, whose translation MSAQIPTAPPSGAPTRSAPPDARTDVLRARSRGARSGRLGATLAGFATLMVLWWALTHPAVVDDPILRAVAPQHALPAVAGLFARGVLVPDALASLYRLLSGLLVAAVVGIPVGLLVGLNRRLEQATHSPFQFLRMISPLSWTPLAVAVFGIGHEPVVFLVAAAAVWPIVMNTVAGVRAMDPGHVLVARSMGATHREILLAVVLPSIRPALLTGFRVALGTAWIVLVPAEMLGVRSGLGYQVLNARDQLAYDQVMAVIVVIGALGFLLDTLSRRLLERRRAAPAARATRAPAGAAVG comes from the coding sequence ATGAGCGCCCAGATCCCGACCGCGCCGCCCTCTGGCGCGCCGACCCGCAGCGCCCCTCCCGACGCCCGCACCGACGTGCTCCGCGCGCGGAGCCGCGGGGCCCGGTCCGGCCGCCTGGGCGCCACGCTCGCCGGGTTCGCCACGCTGATGGTGCTGTGGTGGGCGCTGACCCACCCGGCGGTGGTGGACGACCCGATCCTGCGGGCGGTCGCCCCGCAGCACGCCCTGCCCGCGGTGGCCGGGCTGTTCGCCCGCGGCGTCCTCGTCCCGGACGCCCTCGCCTCGCTCTACCGGCTCCTCAGCGGTCTCCTCGTGGCCGCCGTGGTCGGGATCCCGGTGGGTCTGCTCGTGGGGCTCAACCGCCGGCTCGAGCAGGCCACGCACTCGCCGTTCCAGTTCCTGCGGATGATCTCGCCGCTGTCCTGGACGCCGCTCGCCGTCGCCGTCTTCGGTATCGGGCACGAGCCCGTGGTCTTCCTCGTGGCCGCGGCGGCCGTGTGGCCGATCGTCATGAACACCGTGGCCGGGGTGCGCGCCATGGATCCCGGGCACGTGCTGGTGGCCCGCTCGATGGGTGCGACGCACCGCGAGATCCTGCTCGCCGTCGTCCTGCCCTCGATCCGGCCCGCCCTGCTCACCGGGTTCCGGGTGGCCCTCGGGACGGCGTGGATCGTCCTGGTCCCGGCGGAGATGCTCGGAGTCCGGTCAGGCCTGGGCTACCAGGTCCTCAACGCGCGCGACCAGCTCGCCTACGACCAGGTGATGGCCGTCATCGTCGTCATCGGGGCGCTCGGCTTCCTCCTCGACACCCTCTCGAGGCGCCTGCTCGAGCGGCGCCGGGCCGCGCCGGCCGCGCGGGCGACACGGGCCCCCGCCGGGGCCGCCGTAGGCTGA
- a CDS encoding DUF1326 domain-containing protein has translation MTTTAPTTTYDVEGRLLEVCSCEVICPCWVGEDPDGGTCDSALAWHVDSGTIEGTDVSGLTLALSVHIPGNVLAGGWRAVVVVDDKATQEQERALLRLFTGQLGGAVADLAALIGEVAAVERAPIVFTVAEGVGRLTVGNLADAEITGFTGATGQPSVLSETVFSTIPGSPVYVGRASRFTRDGSRHGLPDVDLGGHNALQGHFRFTA, from the coding sequence ATGACCACCACCGCACCCACCACCACGTACGACGTCGAGGGCCGGCTGCTCGAGGTCTGTTCCTGCGAGGTGATCTGCCCGTGCTGGGTGGGGGAGGACCCCGACGGCGGCACGTGCGACTCCGCCCTGGCCTGGCACGTCGACTCCGGGACGATCGAGGGCACCGACGTCTCGGGCCTGACCCTCGCCCTGAGCGTCCACATCCCCGGCAACGTCCTCGCCGGCGGCTGGCGCGCCGTCGTCGTCGTCGATGACAAGGCCACGCAGGAGCAGGAGCGCGCCCTCCTGCGCCTCTTCACGGGGCAGCTGGGCGGTGCGGTCGCGGACCTGGCCGCCCTCATCGGTGAGGTCGCCGCTGTCGAGCGGGCCCCCATCGTGTTCACGGTGGCCGAGGGTGTTGGGCGTCTCACCGTCGGCAACCTCGCCGACGCCGAGATCACCGGGTTCACCGGCGCCACCGGGCAGCCGTCCGTGCTGTCCGAAACGGTCTTCTCGACCATCCCCGGCTCGCCCGTCTACGTCGGCCGGGCGTCGCGGTTCACCCGCGACGGCAGCCGGCACGGTCTGCCCGACGTCGACCTCGGCGGGCACAACGCCCTCCAGGGCCACTTCCGCTTCACTGCCTGA
- a CDS encoding TetR/AcrR family transcriptional regulator — MTLTTGRAHAERLRPRDRLLATATELFAERGVHAVGIDRILREAGVAKASLYTTFGSKDELVAAYVRSLDERDRDRWAGAVADEADPTAKVLTFFDLALAGQEPHHRGCLYLGVASDYPEATTAGERAVRAAITAHRDWFFTTIADLLRQDGRDDAEELARRLRVLYDGALAGSKLARDGEPLRTARDLAAAMLAR; from the coding sequence GTGACTCTGACCACCGGGCGGGCGCACGCCGAGCGGCTCCGCCCTCGGGACCGGCTGCTCGCGACCGCGACCGAGCTGTTCGCCGAGCGGGGCGTCCACGCCGTCGGCATCGACCGCATCCTGCGCGAGGCGGGCGTGGCGAAGGCGAGCCTGTACACGACGTTCGGCTCCAAGGACGAGCTCGTGGCGGCCTACGTCCGCTCGCTCGACGAGCGGGACCGCGACCGGTGGGCGGGCGCCGTCGCCGACGAGGCGGACCCCACGGCGAAGGTGCTGACCTTCTTCGACCTCGCCCTGGCCGGCCAGGAGCCGCACCACCGCGGCTGTCTCTACCTCGGCGTCGCGTCGGACTATCCGGAGGCGACGACGGCGGGCGAGCGCGCCGTCCGCGCCGCGATCACGGCCCACCGTGACTGGTTCTTCACCACCATCGCCGACCTCCTGCGCCAGGACGGCCGTGACGACGCCGAGGAGCTCGCCCGCCGGCTGCGGGTCCTCTACGACGGCGCACTGGCCGGGTCGAAGCTCGCCCGCGACGGCGAGCCGCTCCGCACCGCCCGCGACCTCGCCGCGGCGATGCTCGCCCGCTGA